The Lipingzhangella halophila genome segment CGCCCGAGGATCGGGAACAGTCCGAGGACGATGAGTATCAGCCCGCCCGTAGCCACCACGTACCTGCTCTTGACCCGCGTGAGGGCGATCAGCCCGACGTTCTGCGAGAACGTGCTGGCGGGAAAGGAGTTGAGCAGCGGGCCGAAGAGGGATGCGCTCGCATCGGCGCGCAGGCCGTCGGCCAGCCGGCGGGCGTTGACCGGGGTCCCCACGATCTCGCCGACCGCGAGAATGTCGGCGACCCCCTCGGTGAGGATGACCATCATGACGATGCACATGGTGATAATGGCGGCGAACTGGAACTCCGGAGCCCCGAAGTAGAGCGGCTGGCCGAACGAGAACACCGGGCCCTCGGCGACCTCGCCGAAGTCGATCCGGCCAAGCGACGCCGCGACCAGGGTGCCGAGCACCAGGCCGCCGAGGATGGCCATGCGGTTCCACACGCCGGGTAGCACCCGCGCCAGGACCAGGACGATGAGCAGCGTGGCCGCGGCCAGTCCCATGTCGCCCGGCGCCGGGACTCCGTCCTCCGCCTCGTTGACGATCCAGCCGGCCGCGACCGGGATCAGCGAGATCCCGATCACCGTGATGACGCTGCCGGTGACCACGGGTGGGAAGAACCGCACTAGGCTCGCGAAGAAGGGCGCGACGGCAAGCCCGAAGACGCCCGACGCTATGGCGGCGCCGAAGACCACGGGAAGTCCACTGTCCTGGGCGATCGTCGTCATCGTCCCAACGGGGACGAACGAGATGCCGATGACGACGGGCAACTGCGCGCCGAAGCGCCAGACGCCGATCGTCTGCAGCAGTGTGGCCAGGCCGCTGACGAGGAGGGCGGCGCTCACCAGAATCCCGAGCTCGGCGGTGGTGAGTCCGACCGCCGCCCCCACGATCAGGGGCGGTGTGATCACTCCCGCGTACATGGCGAGAATGTGCTGCAGTCCGTAGGTGACCAGGAGTGGTGGAGTGAGTGTCTCGTCCTCCGGACGCTCCGGGATCGTGGCCCCGGTAGTGCTTGAGGCGGCGTTCGTTGTGGCATTGCCGCGTTGTGCGGGAATTTTGAATCTCATGCCAGTTTCAGCCCCTTGCGTTGTGACGTCAGCGGCGTAGGCGAACCTTGGGGATCGGCGGCGGGTAGGTCGATGCCGGGTTTGGCGCGGGGTCGCCAGATGGCGGCGCGCGGACACCCGGC includes the following:
- a CDS encoding nucleobase:cation symporter-2 family protein — its product is MRFKIPAQRGNATTNAASSTTGATIPERPEDETLTPPLLVTYGLQHILAMYAGVITPPLIVGAAVGLTTAELGILVSAALLVSGLATLLQTIGVWRFGAQLPVVIGISFVPVGTMTTIAQDSGLPVVFGAAIASGVFGLAVAPFFASLVRFFPPVVTGSVITVIGISLIPVAAGWIVNEAEDGVPAPGDMGLAAATLLIVLVLARVLPGVWNRMAILGGLVLGTLVAASLGRIDFGEVAEGPVFSFGQPLYFGAPEFQFAAIITMCIVMMVILTEGVADILAVGEIVGTPVNARRLADGLRADASASLFGPLLNSFPASTFSQNVGLIALTRVKSRYVVATGGLILIVLGLFPILGRVVATIPMPVLGGAGLVLFGSVAAAGIRTLGKVNFDSNLNLVIVAVSIGFGVIPIAAPEFYDNFPNWLATVLHSGIVGAAIVALLLNLVFNVLVRGSRTAAGTGKPSPDPAHHDPANPGQDQARPASAPSGGAPAADSPPRPAPDGTTDHD